In one window of Brassica rapa cultivar Chiifu-401-42 chromosome A07, CAAS_Brap_v3.01, whole genome shotgun sequence DNA:
- the LOC103829151 gene encoding uncharacterized protein LOC103829151, whose amino-acid sequence MEVPVINRISDFDVKINSMNDPSLLPRPFAVSGVGKLHHAYCFLKLGALLLLSFFASFTITRIKRLVLRLRNVDASLPSQFLLYDYDSDSDSSYSLDSSDDEEDDDDKEDDSVNGDSRVKRFSYYEDNDDKGIDGNVPWLRRCSGSFGDLLSWPDLGGFSSSGVVKLWDNLDLKGSHDAVASFFNKYGVSSSLSPAVLLAAEKKGSDAVEVSAWDAREGFRMPTLLAEWRQPGRLLGKIVRVNAGGVDKIYVEDDANGEITVGDMRMVNGAMTELTESDVVTMVRRRR is encoded by the coding sequence ATGGAGGTACCGGTGATTAACAGAATTAGCGACTTTGACGTGAAGATAAACTCGATGAACGACCCGTCGTTATTACCTCGACCGTTTGCCGTCTCCGGCGTTGGAAAGTTACATCATGCTTATTGTTTCTTGAAATTGGGCGCTTTATTGCTACTTTCATTTTTCGCTTCATTCACCATTACTAGAATCAAAAGGTTAGTCCTTAGGTTAAGAAATGTAGACGCGTCTCTACCTTCCCAATTTCTTCTCTATGATTACGACAGCGACTCCGACTCATCTTATTCCTTAGACTCCTCAGACGAtgaagaagacgatgatgaCAAAGAAGACGACTCGGTCAATGGAGATTCACGCGTTAAAAGATTTAGTTATTACGAGGACAATGACGACAAGGGTATAGATGGAAATGTACCATGGCTGCGTCGGTGCAGTGGTAGCTTCGGCGACTTGTTGTCGTGGCCTGATCTTGGTGGGTTCAGCTCAAGTGGAGTCGTAAAGCTATGGGACAATCTTGATCTAAAAGGAAGTCATGATGCTGTGGCTTCTTTCTTCAACAAGTACGGAGTTTCCTCGTCCTTGTCTCCGGCGGTTTTATTAGCCGCGGAGAAGAAAGGCTCCGACGCCGTGGAAGTGAGTGCGTGGGATGCACGCGAAGGTTTCAGAATGCCTACTTTGCTCGCGGAATGGAGACAGCCGGGGAGGTTGCTAGGGAAGATCGTAAGGGTTAACGCCGGTGGCGTTGACAAGATCTACGTTGAGGATGACGCCAACGGGGAGATAACGGTTGGAGACATGAGGATGGTTAACGGTGCGATGACGGAACTGACTGAGTCAGACGTTGTTACAATGGTGAGACGCCGTCGGTGA
- the LOC103829153 gene encoding IST1 homolog, producing the protein MSLLNQLFNRGVFGAKCKTSLNFAIARMKLLQNKRDMHLKHMKKEIAQFLQAGQEPIARIRVEHVIREMNLWAAYEILELFCEFVLARVPILESQKECPRELREAIASIIFAAPRCSEVPDLLQLKNLFGTKYGKEFIMVSSELRPDSGVNRTIIEKLSPASPSGETRLKVLKEIAKEYSLNWDSSATEAEFMKSHEDLLGGAKQIHRQDSVSESRPSQQSHAQSLVSREAEVLPAEATLRLQKLQAQNPVSKNMSSSPKLHVASQAPPDTRRDHSDVMERARAAIASADHATAAARAAAQLVNASYGAAPAVAAEGKPSNLM; encoded by the exons ATGTCGCTGCTAAACCAACTCTTCAACCGTGGAGTCTTCGGCGCCAAATg CAAAACATCCTTAAACTTCGCGATAGCTCGGATGAAACTACTACAAAACAAGAGAGACATGCATCTCAAACACATGAAGAAGGAGATAGCTCAGTTCTTACAAGCAGGACAGGAACCAATCGCTCGAATCAGG GTGGAGCATGTGATCAGAGAAATGAACTTATGGGCAGCTTATGAGATACTAGAGCTGTTCTGCGAGTTTGTACTTGCTCGTGTTCCAATTCTTGAAAGTCAAAA GGAATGTCCGAGAGAGTTGAGAGAAGCTATTGCTAGCATTATCTTTGCTGCTCCCAGGTGCTCTGAAGTGCCTGATCTTCTTCAGCTTAAGAATCTTTTCGGTACTAAATATGGGAAAGAGTTTATCATGGTTTCTTCTGAGCTCCGTCCTGATTCTGGTGTCAATCGTACA ATTATTGAAAAGCTTTCTCCCGCAAGTCCGTCCGGAGAGACAAGGCTCAAGGTTTTGAAGGAAATTGCCAAGGAGTACAGTTTGAATTGGGACTCTTCTGCCACTGAAGCTGAGTTCATGAAGAGCCATGAAGACTTACTG GGTGGAGCTAAGCAAATACATCGTCAAGATAGTGTCTCTGAATCTAGACCGTCCCAACAGAGCCACGCTCAGTCTTTGGTTTCTAGGGAAGCCGAGGTTCTGCCTGCAGAGGCCACGCTGAGACTCCAGAAGCTTCAAGCTCAAAACCCAGTGAGCAAAAACATGTCATCATCACCTAAGCTGCATGTAGCTTCTCAAGCGCCTCCTGATACAAGACGAGATCACAGTGATGTAATGGAGAGAGCTCGGGCTGCTATAGCTAGCGCTGATCATGCGACTGCTGCAGCCCGTGCTGCAGCGCAACTAGTGAATGCCTCTTATGGGGCTGCACCCGCTGTAGCAGCAGAAGGGAAGCCTTCAAACTTAATGTAG